A stretch of the Oncorhynchus clarkii lewisi isolate Uvic-CL-2024 chromosome 9, UVic_Ocla_1.0, whole genome shotgun sequence genome encodes the following:
- the LOC139417141 gene encoding acetylcholine receptor subunit beta-like, with amino-acid sequence MTMWMKMGERMNLFLWVVSACLCLTLTGASESERLLHQKIFQNYNLKVRPAKQWEEKVQVRVGMTLSQLVSLNEKNEEMTTNVFMNMAWTDYRLSWNPEDYDNIDVLRIPPNKVWRPDIYLINNNDGQFDVALYVNVLVYSDGTVNWLPPAIYRSSCPIEVAYFPFDWQNCTMVFRSYTYDSSEVDLQYALDEKGEEIHEIIIDENTFTENGEWAICHKPSRKNVNPEDLYEDITFYLIIERKPLFYVVNIIVPCILTMVLAIFVFYLPPGACEKMTLSISVLIALTVFMLLLADKVPETSLAIPLIVNYVMFTMILVTFSVILSVVVLNLHHRTPYTHIMPPWVRKVFIHFLPKYLGMQRPHPEEPLEEEPSDDTPLQSIDGRRPGGEYFFRKINPELVLPWRGRSESTVQLQRFFDSDNYCLILPPDLKSAIAAVTYMAEQLKKQDGSDSETGDWQYIAIVVDRLFLWLFVIITTLGTLAMFMDARLNYTPDEPFPLRP; translated from the exons ATGACTATGTGGATGAAGATGGGAGAGAGGATGAACCTTTTCCTGTGGGTGGTGTCTGCTTGCCTCTGCCTCACTCTCACTG gtGCGTCAGAGTCAGAGAGGCTGCTTCACCAGAAGATCTTCCAGAACTACAACCTGAAGGTCCGGCCAGCTAAACAATGGGAGGAGAAAGTCCAGGTCCGAGTGGGGATGACCCTCTCCCAGCTCGTCAGCCTG AATGAGAAGAACGAGGAGATGACAACCAATGTGTTCATGAATATG gcgTGGACTGACTACAGATTATCATGGAATCCAGAGGATTACGATAATATAGATGTCCTCAGGATTCCTCCCAACAAGGTGTGGCGGCCAGACATATACCTCATCAACAA TAATGATGGTCAGTTTGACGTGGCTCTGTATGTCAACGTGCTGGTCTACAGTGATGGGACAGTCAACTGGCTGCCTCCTGCAATCTACCGCAGCAGCTGCCCTATCGAG GTGGCGTACTTTCCATTTGACTGGCAGAACTGCACCATGGTGTTCCGCTCCTACACCTACGACTCATCAGAGGTGGACCTGCAGTACGCCCTGgatgagaaaggagaggagatacaTGAGATTATCATAGATGAGAACACCTTCACTG aGAACGGGGAGTGGGCGATCTGCCATAAGCCCAGCAGAAAGAACGTGAACCCCGAGGACCTGTATGAAGACATCACCTTCTATCTCATCATCGAGAGGAAGCCTCTCTTCTACGTCGTTAACATCATCGTGCCCTGCATCCTCACCATGGTCCTGGCCATCTTTGTCTTCTATCTACCACCTGGCGCAT gTGAAAAGATGaccctgtctatctctgtcctcaTCGCTCTCACTGTGTTCATGCTGCTGCTGGCTGACAAGGTCCCCGAGACCTCCCTGGCCATCCCTCTTATTGTTAACTATGTCATGTTCACCATGATCCTGGTCACCTTCTCAGTCATCCTCAGTGTGGTGGTCCTCAACTTGCACCATCGgaccccctacacacacattaTGCCCCCTTGGGTGCGCAAG GTGTTCATCCACTTCCTGCCGAAGTACCTGGGCATGCAGAGGCCCCACCCAGAGGAGCCTTTGGAGGAGGAGCCTAGTGATGATACGCCCCTCCAGAGCATCGACGGACGCAGGCCGGGGGGAGAGTACTTCTTCAGGAAGATCAACCCTGAACTGGTCCTACCCTGGAGAGGCAG gaGTGAGAGTACAGTACAGCTCCAGAGGTTCTTTGACAGTGACAACTACTGTCTGATCCTCCCCCCGGACCTCAAGTCAGCCATCGCTGCCGTCACATACATGGCTGAGCAGCTGAAGAAGCAGGATGGCTCCGACTCG gagacaggagactggcAGTACATAGCCATCGTGGTGGACAGGCTGTTCCTGTGGCTGTTTGTCATCATCACTACTCTGGGGACTCTGGCCATGTTCATGGACGCCAGACTCAACTACACACCAGACGAGCCTTTCCCCCTGAGGCCGTAG